The [Actinobacillus] rossii genome contains a region encoding:
- the talB gene encoding transaldolase B has protein sequence MTTQLDALKQMTVVVADTGDIEAMKLYKPQDATTNPSLILSASALPQYASLIDDAVAYAKSQSSDKAQQLIDAEDKLAVNIGLEILKLVPGRISTEVDARLSYDTQGTIEKARKIIRLYNEAGVSNDRILIKIASTWQGIRAAEILEKENINCNLTLLFSQAQARACAEAGVYLISPFVGRILDWYKANSDKKDYAPAEDPGVISVTQIYNYYKQYGYNTVVMGASFRNVGEITELAGCDRLTISPALLKELQENEAPLVRKLDYQGEVKARPALMTENEFYWEHNADPMAVEKLADGIRKFAADIEKLEAMLAAKL, from the coding sequence ATGACAACACAATTAGATGCACTCAAACAAATGACCGTTGTTGTTGCTGACACAGGCGACATTGAAGCAATGAAACTTTACAAACCGCAAGATGCGACAACTAACCCATCCCTAATTTTAAGCGCATCGGCATTACCACAATATGCGTCATTAATTGACGATGCTGTGGCTTATGCGAAATCACAAAGCAGTGATAAAGCACAACAATTAATTGATGCCGAAGATAAATTGGCAGTGAATATCGGTTTAGAAATCTTAAAATTAGTCCCGGGGCGTATTTCTACAGAAGTGGACGCACGTCTATCTTACGACACTCAAGGTACGATTGAAAAAGCACGCAAAATTATCCGTTTATATAATGAAGCTGGCGTTTCTAATGATCGTATTTTGATTAAAATCGCGTCAACATGGCAAGGTATCCGTGCCGCTGAAATTCTTGAAAAAGAGAATATTAACTGTAACTTAACCCTATTATTCTCTCAAGCACAGGCACGCGCTTGCGCAGAAGCGGGCGTCTATTTAATCTCACCATTCGTGGGCCGTATTTTAGACTGGTATAAAGCGAACTCAGACAAAAAAGATTACGCGCCAGCAGAAGATCCCGGTGTGATTTCTGTGACACAAATCTACAACTACTACAAACAATATGGCTATAACACCGTAGTCATGGGCGCAAGTTTCCGCAATGTCGGCGAGATCACTGAGCTTGCAGGTTGTGATCGCTTAACTATTTCACCGGCTTTATTGAAAGAGTTACAAGAAAACGAAGCGCCATTAGTGCGTAAACTCGACTACCAAGGCGAAGTCAAAGCACGCCCGGCACTCATGACTGAAAACGAATTCTATTGGGAACACAACGCAGACCCAATGGCAGTAGAAAAATTAGCTGACGGTATCCGCAAATTTGCCGCAGACATCGAAAAATTAGAAGCGATGTTAGCGGCAAAGTTGTAG
- a CDS encoding OPT family oligopeptide transporter: MNQQLTLKELTFRGMLLGALITVVFTASNVYLGLKVGLTFASSIPAAVISMAVLKFFKGSNILENNMVQTQASSAGTQSSVIFVLPAMLMMGYWQGFPFWQTLLVCMAGGILGVIFTVPLRHVMVVKSDLPYPEGVAAAEILKAGHDDSHNGESGIKEIAAGGVLAAVVSFLTNGLRIIADGASLWFKGGNAIFQVPMGFSLALLGAGYLVGLVGGIAILLGIVLAWGVAVPYFTAASPMPADADMIGYAMSIWKTKVRFIGVGTIGIAAIWTLLILLKPMIEGMSQSLRKLSEKNLEKFDRTSQDLSPKAMGLVLLGSIVLIVLALYEFVQPASLAPEAVMLLIVVCTLLAVVIGFLVAAACGYMAGLVGSSSSPISGIGIISVVVTSLILMAIGHSFGLMDTPEGQKFLTALTIFTCSIVITTAAISNDNLQDLKTGQLVKATPWRQQVALIIGCIVGAFVISPVLELLFNAYGFTGAMPREGMDASQALSAPQATLMMTISNGIFSSNLEWSYIFTGIALGAVLIVIDAVLKKSSNGKYALPVLAVGMGIYLPPVVNAPLVVGALLAWFINRHIENYARKSGKDAELVKKKAERYGTLFAAGLIVGESLIGVLLAFIIAGSVTSGGSDAPLALELENWGGKAEVLGLVAFVVGILIYTKRVMKAKQ, encoded by the coding sequence ATGAACCAACAATTAACATTAAAAGAGCTCACATTCCGAGGAATGTTGCTCGGGGCGTTAATTACGGTGGTATTTACCGCATCAAACGTCTATTTAGGCTTGAAGGTGGGTTTAACCTTCGCTTCTTCTATTCCTGCTGCTGTCATTTCTATGGCTGTACTCAAATTCTTTAAAGGATCAAATATCCTTGAAAACAATATGGTACAAACGCAAGCTTCATCAGCGGGTACACAATCATCTGTTATCTTCGTATTACCTGCAATGTTAATGATGGGTTACTGGCAAGGTTTCCCATTTTGGCAAACGCTTTTAGTTTGTATGGCTGGGGGGATTTTAGGGGTCATCTTCACCGTGCCATTACGCCATGTCATGGTAGTGAAGAGCGATTTACCTTACCCTGAAGGTGTTGCTGCGGCTGAAATTCTCAAAGCCGGTCACGATGATAGCCATAACGGCGAAAGTGGTATTAAAGAAATCGCAGCGGGCGGTGTTTTAGCGGCTGTTGTCAGCTTTTTAACCAATGGTTTACGTATTATTGCAGACGGTGCAAGCCTTTGGTTCAAAGGCGGCAATGCGATTTTCCAAGTACCCATGGGATTTTCACTTGCATTATTAGGTGCAGGTTATTTAGTCGGTTTAGTGGGCGGTATTGCGATTTTGCTTGGTATTGTATTAGCTTGGGGTGTTGCAGTACCTTATTTCACCGCGGCATCACCTATGCCAGCAGATGCGGATATGATTGGTTATGCGATGAGCATTTGGAAAACCAAAGTTCGCTTTATCGGCGTCGGAACGATTGGTATTGCGGCAATTTGGACATTGCTCATTTTATTAAAACCAATGATCGAAGGGATGTCGCAATCATTACGTAAACTGAGTGAGAAAAATCTTGAGAAGTTTGACCGCACTTCACAAGACTTGTCACCAAAAGCTATGGGCCTAGTGTTACTAGGTAGCATCGTACTTATCGTATTAGCGTTATATGAATTTGTACAACCTGCGTCACTTGCGCCAGAAGCTGTCATGTTACTGATTGTTGTATGTACCTTACTTGCTGTGGTTATCGGTTTCTTAGTGGCTGCTGCTTGTGGTTATATGGCTGGCCTTGTCGGTTCATCATCAAGCCCAATTTCGGGAATCGGTATTATCTCTGTTGTTGTCACTTCACTGATATTAATGGCAATTGGTCATAGCTTTGGTTTAATGGATACGCCAGAAGGTCAAAAATTCTTAACTGCTTTAACAATTTTCACCTGTTCGATTGTGATTACGACGGCCGCAATTTCTAATGACAACCTTCAAGATTTAAAAACAGGTCAATTAGTTAAAGCAACGCCTTGGCGTCAACAGGTCGCATTAATTATCGGTTGTATCGTGGGTGCATTTGTTATTTCACCTGTGCTTGAACTCTTATTCAACGCCTACGGGTTTACTGGCGCAATGCCACGTGAAGGAATGGACGCATCACAAGCTTTATCTGCGCCACAAGCAACGTTGATGATGACGATCTCTAATGGTATTTTCTCTAGTAACCTTGAATGGTCGTATATTTTCACAGGCATTGCGTTAGGCGCGGTGTTAATTGTGATCGATGCAGTATTGAAAAAATCAAGTAATGGAAAATACGCATTACCTGTACTTGCTGTGGGTATGGGGATTTACTTACCGCCAGTAGTCAACGCCCCATTAGTTGTGGGCGCATTATTGGCTTGGTTTATTAATCGTCATATTGAGAACTATGCGCGCAAATCAGGCAAAGACGCAGAACTTGTGAAGAAAAAAGCAGAACGTTACGGTACGCTTTTCGCTGCGGGATTAATTGTCGGAGAAAGCTTAATCGGCGTATTACTCGCCTTTATTATCGCAGGTTCAGTCACATCAGGTGGTTCAGATGCGCCTTTAGCCCTTGAACTCGAAAACTGGGGTGGCAAAGCGGAAGTGTTAGGCTTAGTTGCTTTTGTTGTGGGTATTTTGATTTATACAAAACGTGTGATGAAAGCCAAACAATAA
- the yhgF gene encoding RNA-binding S1 domain-containing protein codes for MLNQQISQIIAAELQVRAAQILAAIQLLDDGNTIPFIARYRKEVTGGLDDTQLRHFETRLIYLRELEDRRQTILKSIEEQGKLTDELREKILQTQSKTELEDLYLPYKPKRRTKGQAAIEAGLEPLADLLWNEPQHDPETAAAQFVDAEKGVTDSKVALDGARYILMERFAEDAKLLAKVRTYLQQSAVIVSKVLEGKETEGAKFQDYFDHQEPLRNVPSHRALAMFRGRNEGILQLSLNADPDAEEGSRSSYCEEIIREHLNVRLSGQPADKWREQVIAWTWKIKVSLHLETELMGALREKAEDEAIDVFARNLSALLMAAPAGAKNTMGLDPGLRTGVKVAVVDNTGKLLDTATIYPHTGQMDSALVTIYKLIKAHHVELIAIGNGTASRETERFAKEVIKEIKENKPQTVVVSEAGASVYSASELAAAEFPDLDVSLRGAVSIARRLQDPLAELVKIEPKAIGVGQYQHDVNQSQLARKLDAVVEDCVNAVGVDLNTASAPLLARVAGMTKTLAQNIVAYRDENGRFDSRAELKKVPRLGPKAFEQCAGFMRITHGKNPLDASGVHPESYVVVEKILQSTEQSIQDLMGNASAVRQLDAKQFTDEQFGLPTVMDIFKELEKPGRDPRGEFKTATFMDGVEDIADLKVGMILEGTITNVTNFGAFVDIGVHQDGLVHISSLSDKFVEDPHQVVKTGDVVKVKVLEVDVARKRIALTMRLDESAVKNSEKSDRTLSVKPRSEQRDNRQSQRNQFANNAFADALKGWKK; via the coding sequence ATGTTAAATCAACAAATTAGCCAAATTATTGCCGCTGAACTTCAAGTTCGTGCAGCACAAATTCTCGCGGCCATTCAATTATTAGACGATGGCAACACCATTCCATTTATCGCGCGTTATCGTAAAGAAGTCACTGGGGGCTTAGACGATACGCAATTGCGTCATTTTGAAACGCGTTTAATTTATTTGCGTGAATTAGAAGATCGCCGCCAAACCATTTTGAAATCCATTGAAGAACAAGGCAAGTTAACGGACGAGTTACGTGAAAAAATTCTGCAAACGCAAAGTAAAACCGAATTAGAAGATTTGTATTTGCCTTACAAACCCAAACGCCGTACTAAAGGTCAGGCCGCCATTGAGGCAGGGCTTGAACCCTTGGCGGATTTACTTTGGAATGAACCTCAGCATGATCCTGAAACCGCTGCAGCACAATTTGTTGATGCTGAAAAAGGCGTAACAGATAGCAAAGTGGCTTTAGACGGAGCGCGTTATATTTTAATGGAACGTTTTGCTGAAGATGCGAAATTATTGGCAAAAGTGCGTACTTATTTACAGCAAAGTGCGGTGATTGTATCGAAAGTTTTGGAAGGCAAAGAAACAGAAGGAGCAAAATTCCAAGATTACTTTGATCACCAAGAACCTTTGCGCAATGTGCCATCTCATCGCGCATTAGCGATGTTCCGTGGGCGTAACGAAGGGATTTTGCAATTAAGTTTAAATGCAGATCCTGATGCAGAAGAAGGCAGCCGTTCGAGCTATTGTGAAGAAATTATCCGCGAACATTTAAATGTGCGTCTAAGCGGACAACCTGCGGATAAATGGCGTGAGCAAGTGATTGCGTGGACGTGGAAAATTAAAGTTTCCTTGCATTTAGAAACAGAATTAATGGGCGCTTTGCGTGAAAAAGCGGAAGATGAAGCCATTGATGTTTTTGCCCGAAATTTATCCGCACTTTTAATGGCAGCGCCAGCCGGCGCGAAAAATACCATGGGCTTAGACCCCGGATTGCGTACCGGGGTAAAAGTAGCGGTAGTGGATAATACAGGGAAATTGTTGGATACAGCGACAATTTATCCACATACCGGACAAATGGATTCGGCATTAGTAACAATTTACAAGCTCATTAAAGCTCATCATGTGGAATTGATAGCCATTGGTAACGGTACGGCATCGCGCGAAACAGAGCGTTTTGCCAAAGAGGTAATCAAAGAAATTAAAGAAAATAAACCCCAAACTGTAGTGGTGAGTGAAGCAGGGGCTTCGGTTTATTCTGCATCAGAATTGGCGGCAGCAGAATTCCCTGATTTAGATGTCTCTTTGCGTGGCGCGGTGTCTATTGCACGTCGTTTACAAGACCCATTGGCGGAATTGGTGAAAATCGAACCGAAAGCGATCGGTGTCGGCCAATATCAACACGATGTGAATCAATCCCAACTGGCGCGTAAATTAGATGCGGTAGTGGAAGATTGTGTAAATGCGGTGGGTGTGGATTTAAATACCGCATCTGCGCCATTATTGGCTCGTGTCGCTGGGATGACCAAAACCTTGGCGCAAAATATCGTGGCTTATCGTGATGAAAACGGACGCTTTGATAGCCGTGCAGAATTGAAAAAAGTACCGCGTTTAGGTCCGAAAGCTTTTGAGCAATGCGCAGGTTTTATGCGTATTACTCATGGTAAAAATCCATTGGATGCTTCAGGTGTTCACCCAGAATCTTATGTGGTGGTGGAAAAAATCTTACAATCGACTGAACAATCTATTCAAGATCTTATGGGCAATGCCAGTGCCGTGCGCCAACTTGATGCGAAACAATTTACCGATGAGCAATTTGGTTTACCAACGGTGATGGATATTTTCAAAGAGTTGGAAAAACCGGGGCGCGACCCCCGTGGTGAATTTAAAACCGCAACCTTTATGGATGGCGTGGAAGATATTGCGGATTTAAAAGTGGGCATGATTTTAGAAGGCACCATTACCAATGTGACTAACTTCGGGGCGTTTGTGGATATTGGTGTGCATCAAGACGGCTTGGTGCATATTTCTTCCTTAAGTGACAAGTTCGTGGAAGATCCGCATCAAGTAGTGAAAACGGGCGATGTGGTGAAGGTTAAAGTGTTGGAAGTGGATGTGGCACGAAAACGGATTGCTTTGACCATGCGTTTAGACGAAAGCGCGGTCAAAAATAGTGAAAAATCTGACCGCACTTTAAGTGTAAAACCACGTTCAGAACAACGGGATAATCGTCAATCTCAGCGTAATCAATTCGCCAATAACGCTTTTGCGGATGCATTGAAAGGCTGGAAAAAATAA
- the ftsY gene encoding signal recognition particle-docking protein FtsY: protein MADEKKKGGFWSWFGLGKKENESTTKGENEEIAQKIDDVSGEVKDNVTEHIESVEEKFESFTDQIEEKLEEVGEQIEQKFDEITEKLDETLDEDTKDVIENFTHSETMLNSHENQTALEPTQPEQFIVNTVAALENETEDEKTLTEIAEISEPEMPESAITQEKPSEGGFFSRLLKGLVKTKQNIGAGFRSFFFGKKIDDELFEELEEQLLVADIGVPTTTKIIQNLEQHASRQQLKDADLLYQQLKHEMAEILKPVEQPLEIDASKKPYVILMVGVNGVGKTTTIGKLARQFQQQGKSVMLAAGDTFRAAAVEQLQVWGERNHIPVIAQSTGSDSASVIFDAMQSAAARNIDILIADTAGRLQNKNNLMDELKKIVRVMKKYDETAPHEIMLTLDAGTGQNAISQAKLFNEAVGLTGISLTKLDGTAKGGVIFAIADQFNLPIRYIGVGEKIEDLRTFKADEFIDALFSHENE, encoded by the coding sequence ATGGCAGACGAAAAGAAAAAAGGCGGATTTTGGTCGTGGTTCGGTTTAGGTAAAAAAGAGAATGAATCCACTACAAAAGGCGAGAACGAAGAAATAGCACAAAAAATCGACGATGTTAGTGGGGAAGTGAAAGACAACGTTACTGAACATATTGAATCGGTTGAAGAAAAATTCGAAAGCTTTACGGATCAAATTGAAGAAAAACTTGAGGAAGTTGGCGAACAGATTGAACAGAAATTTGATGAAATCACAGAAAAACTGGATGAGACATTAGATGAAGATACAAAAGATGTCATCGAGAATTTTACTCATTCAGAGACCATGTTAAATTCTCATGAAAATCAGACCGCACTTGAACCCACTCAGCCTGAACAATTTATTGTAAACACGGTTGCAGCGCTTGAAAATGAGACCGAAGATGAAAAAACGCTGACGGAAATAGCAGAGATTTCTGAGCCAGAAATGCCTGAAAGTGCCATTACGCAAGAGAAACCGAGTGAAGGCGGATTTTTTAGTCGTTTACTTAAAGGATTAGTGAAAACGAAACAAAATATTGGCGCGGGTTTTCGTTCTTTTTTCTTCGGTAAGAAAATTGACGATGAGTTATTTGAAGAGTTGGAAGAACAACTTTTAGTGGCGGATATTGGTGTGCCAACGACAACAAAAATTATCCAAAATTTAGAGCAACATGCTTCTCGCCAACAGTTAAAAGATGCAGATTTACTTTACCAACAATTAAAGCATGAAATGGCGGAAATTCTTAAACCAGTGGAACAACCCCTTGAAATTGACGCCAGCAAAAAACCTTATGTTATTTTAATGGTCGGCGTCAACGGCGTGGGTAAAACCACTACTATCGGCAAACTTGCGCGTCAATTCCAACAACAAGGCAAATCCGTGATGCTTGCAGCAGGTGATACATTCCGCGCAGCGGCGGTTGAACAGCTCCAAGTTTGGGGTGAACGTAATCATATTCCTGTTATCGCGCAAAGCACGGGGTCCGATTCTGCTTCTGTCATTTTTGATGCAATGCAATCTGCGGCAGCACGTAATATTGATATTTTGATTGCCGATACTGCAGGGCGTTTGCAAAATAAAAATAACTTGATGGATGAGCTGAAAAAAATCGTGCGCGTAATGAAAAAATATGACGAAACTGCGCCCCATGAAATTATGCTCACCCTTGATGCGGGTACAGGACAAAACGCGATCAGCCAAGCGAAGTTATTCAATGAAGCCGTTGGACTCACTGGTATTAGCTTAACAAAACTCGATGGTACGGCCAAAGGCGGCGTCATTTTTGCCATTGCCGATCAGTTTAACTTACCGATTCGTTACATCGGTGTAGGCGAGAAAATCGAAGACTTACGTACTTTTAAAGCTGATGAATTTATTGATGCGTTGTTTAGTCATGAAAATGAGTAA